The Anopheles gambiae chromosome 2, idAnoGambNW_F1_1, whole genome shotgun sequence genomic sequence GTCCGAAGGGCTGGAGGGTGCCGATCGGGGCGTCATCATCAGCTGCCTGGAGGTGCTGAGCAAGATCGCCCAGAAGGAGTCCAACGAGGAAAATCTGAACCGCTGCCTCAACCAGCAGCTGTACGATCAGATCTGTTTGTTTCTCTGCCTGAACGacatcatgctgctgctgtacacgCTGGAATGCATCTACTCGCTCACGTCGATGGGCGAGAAACCATGCAACGCGATCATGCACATCCGCGGCGTGATCGATACGCTCGTATCGTTGGTGACGGTGGAGGCCCAAAGCTACGGGCCGGATGCGTGCATTCTGATGCGCGTGGTCGAAACCATCCCCGGCAATATGGCTACCCATCATGCGCAGGGAGCGTACTACGCGAATGCGGCCGGTCAGCCCGGTCAAGCCaatccgccgccgccgacgatGACACAACTTACCGTCCACAAAGACGCCGCACAGGTGCAGAGCGGTGGGCAGGGGCAAGTGGGTAACAATCCACACGTCGTCTACCCAACACCCGAAGTGCCGAAGCTTCCCTCGCTGACTGTCACCAGCAAACCGGTGCCATCTTCTCCACATGTACCGCAGCAGCCGgtgcaacagcaacagatcGTGCTGCAAGCTGGCACGGTGCAGACAGTAACCCAAAGCCACCCCGCGGGTGCTGGTCCCAATCCCCAAATCGTTACCGTGACACGTCCACCGGCAGCCGATTCTCCCCAGATCCCCGTGAACGTGATTGCCCGGCCCGATTCGACAGTGTCGGCAGCGCAGGCTATGCCATCGAACCAGCAGACGACGCTTACAGTGAATGCATCATCCCAACCCAACACgatacagcagcaacaaaccatcactgttggtggtggtggtgttggcgtGGTAGTGCATAGCCCGACCGCATCGCCGGCAGCTATCACTGCCAAacacatccagcagcagcaggcgcaggAAAGCGAGCAGTTTGCCTACGCTTGGCTGCGTGCATCGTTCGAGGCAGCGCCGGCCGTTCGAATGGATCAGCAGGAGCTGTACAAGCTCTATCTGGCCACCAATGGGAAGCTGGGCCGTAAGGTGGTGCTTCCCCAAACGCACTTTCCTCGCTGTGTACGGGCCGTTTTCGGTGGAACCGTTGGGCCAGTGCAGCTGAAAATAGAACAGAAAGGAATCGAAACGGTTGGATACTACTACGAAGGATTACGGCTCCGCGCCAAGCCATTGCCGATCGTTCACAAAGGCACTGTGTTGGTGAGTATGAGCAATGTGAACGTATCTTAATTTCTTCCTGTAATTCAGTCCCTACACAAAGCCGTTGCGTGTCATCGGACAAGAGAAGTTATCTGCTCTTTGGACTGTTTGTATTATACGTAGTTTTCATTAACATTTTGAAGTGCTATTTCTTCCATTAGATACTAACATATAATCACTTtacttagtttttttttgcaaattttaaCCCTAATTAAATGCTAAcactttttcaaaaacattctATTTCTGCTCACGGCGCTTTCTGTGGTATTTCGTAGACACCAGCTGTAGAGTCCACTGCAGCTAGTACTACTAGCACTATCAGTAGCCTCATCACGTTGACAAAACAAGACGAACAACAACCTCACACCAAACTAACAACCCCAACCAGCGGCTGTACTGCTGTAATTACCGCCGTCACAACACAGCATGCTGCGACCACCGTTGGGCGAGAGCTGAGTTTCAGCTCATCCACTACCGTCAGTACGACAATCGCTAAACCCGCAACGGTCATCAGCAATGCAGGCACCGCTTCTGGACGGACAATCGTGTCCACTGGGCAAGAAACTTATCGCTCACTAGAAGTCATTCAAACAAGCTTATCCCAAGCAACACCGGCTACCTCCTCTCCTGGAACGTTCCGTTCCTCGTCGGTTATAGCAATGGCTCCACCGAGCAGTAACGCTTCGACCCCAGCCACCATGAAGCATCAACCACAAACCTCCGGGCAAACGGTATCCGTACTGCATAAAACGATACCGACACCACTTCAGGCGGTCAAATCGTCACAGCAACAAACGCAACCGCGGGCAGTGTTGCACTTTACACAAGCGCAATCGGTGAAAACAATCGATGGTTCTTCTCTCGGAGGTGCTTCCACGCCTTCGGTGGGCTCGGGTGGGTCCAGTACGATCGGCAAACAGCTCATAGTCACCCAAGTTGGGGGCAAAAACGTCCTAATCAATAAGGCGGCGGCCGGCGTAAGAAAGCATTCTTTCCTCTTTGCTCCGttcgatgttttgtttgtttcgctttcaAGTGGGTTTCTCTTTCGTTGCATTGCATCGCAGAATATCGTTTGCattgtgattgttttttttagcagTTATCCTTGTTTCGTTCCGCTTACGCTTTTAGGGTCGCTTTTTAATGCTATTTTCTTATGTTGCTGCATGCTCGATGTAAATTAACTCGTTATTTCCATTTCGCTTGATTCAATGTGATGCGCTTGCAAATATTTAACATGTTATCTACCTTTCAATGAATTCTTcttgcagcaacaacaccaataCATACCGACGACACCTTCGTCGCCGCTGCTCCAGCAAGTCCTTAGCAGCGACCAGAAGAACAACGTGATCGTGGTAAACCAGACGACCATTTCCCCACAGCCGGCCGGGTCGCTGCACAGCAGTCCGGGTCCGAGTGCGCATCTGCAGACCGGCACCGGCACGACGACGATCATGAACCAGTCGGGCACGATCAgctcgacgacgacgaacccGTCCGCACTGATCAAGAGCCTGCTGGCGAACAAGGTAACGACGGCGGTCACCGATAGTACGCTCTCCGCTGCTACCgctggttccgctgctgctgccgctgctgctccttACTCCAGTAGTTTGTCCACTACTACCATCACCAACTCTCCTACTACCAATTGTTTGATTGCACCGAATGTTAACGTGCATCAGGTAACAGTAACAGTTAGCATTTAACATCGTAGGACAAACTAAGACCgcttgtgtgtgcgtatatgcgtgtgtgagtatgtgtgagataaaacgaaacaatgGTAAAGATTTGATGGCCTCCTCCTCTTTACCCGATTGTCCTTCGTTTAATTTGAATGTGCATGTTGTTATCAATTTGCAGCAAGAGAAGCATTAATTGTagccatttgtttgtttgcgtttttccGTTAAAATGATTAATCAGGAAGTGTGAAGCCTAAAACAAAGCATGTCTAAAATTTGCCACTAACAAATAGAAGAATCATGTAAAACGTGTCAATTTGTTTTGACGCAAATCCTCGCAGCGTGTGTGCCGAGTTGTTCAAAcgatacaggcggtccccgagatacacggtacctcttatacgcggattcggagatacgcggttttctaaatttgacaattctttgagcaaattgtactgatttgacacatcaattgcaaattgccaaataatttccgttttgatcgaatgttaaaaactatttcaaaaggtttaaaacagttatatgcagtcagaatcatatcaaatagttcataaagtgactaaaaccaccccctacttgcaaattaacacgaaaatttgtgatattttagctggaaatcacgagattcgacttacgcggaaattcgagatacgcggtattttgcggccgttttcggtccccattaaccgtgtatctcggggaccgcctgtatttgcTTTCAATGATTAATGTTTACTTTCGCAGTTGAGTACCAGTGGCgtaaaatgtcactgtcaatgtcattaAAAAGTCTGACTGAAACAGAATTACATAACATGTAATGTTACAAAATacatgcttcgtgacatttttgcgatcatcgcttggtcagtcactatgtcatgattttttttcactgtgatcagttctgcaaaatgtaaCTGACATAGTCACGACAAAATCctgctgaaacaaaatcatgtcagcgtcacgtgcTCTACTGtaatgatcagaggtgagactcaaacagttggtgcgaccatcacatgcttggtgacattgtgtgcaaccaactcatTTTTTCAGTCAaatggtcgcgacattttttGTCGatgatcatcacgatagtcatgggagatatccggtgcgtgcgagtggtcccaagcaacaaaatgagcatattTTCTTGCTCTGTATGACCCAACAGATCATCAAAATcggacagagcgagaaagcctactcattttgttgcttgggactACACGCCAAGTAAATTCCAAGAATTccgtgattatcaccgacagaaaatgtcgtcaccaagtgagtgaccaagagtttggtgctacaaaaaatgtcaccaagcatgtgattggtccTTCAACTGGATGAGTCTCACTCCTGACCATcacagttgtgtacgtgagctgactTGAACTTCGTTTCAGTTATcagtgttggtgactgaaacaatGATagttggcagcactgttcactcCGATAAaaagtcatgattatgcttgcgccggcattaagctcagcttgtcagtcagagtttAGCGTTGGACTCAAGCAATCGTATATCGCGCACTTTCGCGTATATCAAatgcactttcattgagtatcaacAATGATCATCAAGCTAcgacggatatgttcattgttttcggttGTGATTATCACGTGAttctcatgacattttgctgcACTGGTTCAGTCACactgtgtattttgtgcgtGAATGTAACCATGTATGTTTGCGTTTTGAGTGAAACTGACGATAACTTTTACAGGATAGGGCGTACCATTACCATGGGTGCATTGCAGTTTAATATAATCCATTTTTCAACCTTCCCCTTTTGATCAATGTTGCGCAGGTCGTCCAGAGGCAGCAGATGCAGAAGCAAAAGCAACTGATCGAACAGAAGCTGCTTTCCAACAGCCCCATCAATCCGTCGGTCGTCGTTACGTCGAACAATCCGAACAATCTCACCAACATCAAGGTGGGCAACTCGACCATCTCGATCAAGCCGGGCACGCTGCCCACCAACACGGTCATAACGGCAACCAATCCGCACGAAACATCGTTTAACGCACCGCCACCGCTGGCACCGCTCAGCCAGACGGGCATCCAGCAGGGCACGATCATCAAAACGATTGCGGCCGCCCCGCACGATCCGTCCCAGCACCATATGGGGTCGCCGGGCGGTAGTAAGCTGCTGCCCAACAAGGTACTGTCGGAGCTGCTGGAAAAGAAGCCGGGCGAAATGATCATTGCCGGCGAGACCACGATTAAGCGCAAGTACGACGTGACGGACACATCGATGGAGCCGCCCGTAAAGCGCATGGAAGGTGGCACGAAAACAGCCGACCTGTACGCCGAGCTGGCCGGCTCGATAACGGAGGGGGAGGATGTGGAGGAGcagacaacagcaacagcagcagcagcagcgcaagaAGCGGAACAGCAAGCGGCTAAGCTTAAGCTGCAACAAAtagcgcaacagcagcaacaacaacaacaacaacacctcgtgcaacagcagcaccagcaacagcagcagcaacaacaacagcaacaacaacagcaacaacaaatgaTAACGATGCCCGTATCGATGCAGCGACAGATCATCGTTACGCCCAACAGTGCCCAGCCGATGATCATCTCCACACCCACCGCAAACGTGGGCAGCAATccggtccagcagcagcaacaacagcagctaaCGTCGCAAACGACGGCCACCATCAAGACGGACAGTGGCTACCAAACCGTACCGATCATACTGCAGCACAATgcgatgggtggtggtggcacgCTGCAGCTACAGAAGGCGACGGCAGCGCCGGGCGGAGCGCTCATGCAATCCTCCGTACTGGCTGCCCCGCAGCATCCGCAACCGACGCAGTACATCCTTGCCACCAACCCTCAAGGACAGACGTACGTGGTGGCCCAGCAGCCACAACCGCAGCCCCAGCTGCAGCAAACGGTACTGCTCGCCCAGGGCCAACAGCACGGCGGCACTGGACAAAAGACGATCATcatcgtgcagcagcagccgcagcagcagcagccaaccGCCACGTCCCTTCCGCAAATGACGATGCAGAGCGCGATGGGCCCGAATCAGGGTGGGCAAACGACGCAGAAGATTTTCCTCAACCAGCAGGGCCAGCAGATACTGATGACGCAGCTCCCGCGCCAGATGATCGTAAGCCACGCGGGGCCATCGGTGTCCGGTGGTGCCACGATCATCACATCCAGCGCTCCGACGATGATGCCGGGCAGCAACACCGGTACCACGATGATTGCAACGGGCGGGGGCGGTGGtgccgttggtggtggtggcaccaTCATCGAAAAGAAACCGATCTACATCACCACGAATGCACAGGGCAATACGATCAGCTTCGAGGGGCCACCGCAGCAGCTGCAGATGCAAACGATACAGGCCGGAAGTGCggtcggcggcggtggtggtggtacgtaCCAGATCAAACAGTACGGaaatgtgcagcagcagcagcagcaacagcagcagcacattaTTCAACAGGCGAATCTTTCGACCGGAGGGCCCGTCGGTCAGCAGACGATTCAGTTCATCCAGCAGCCCGGTACGGTCGTACAGACGCAAGGGCATCTAGCCTCGGCAGCGCAAAGCATGCAACCGCAGCAAATTGTGTTCCAAACGCATGGCGGAGGAACGGGCAGCGGTACCGCGCAGATCATCCAGCAACAAATCATTCAAGCGGCACCGTCGGGCCAGCACGCAGGCCAACATATCGTCCAGAAAGTGTTGCACCAACAGCAACcgacccagcagcagcagcagcaacaccatctAATACACACCATCAAGGGGAACCAGTCACAAATGATAaccgtgcagcagcagaaacagcCCATGGCAACCATTACGTCGCAGCAGGCGCATCCGCAACCGTCAACCTCACAGTTGCCATCGACACTTTCGATCCAGCGGCAAACGGTCGGCGGTAGTTCACTGTCGCAGACGCTCGTTCCACCCAAACCTGTGCCCGTACCGAATGTGGGCCCCACGGTAGTGTCTTCGGCGCCTCCTGCACCTACACCCGGCCTTCCGGGTGGCAAGCAGCAATACTTTCAGGTGGTGCAGCAGAAAATATCTCCCGCACCATCGCAGGGAGCAGGCGGCGGCAACACTGCGCAGCAGGGTACTCAACAGCATCTTCGACACATGGCGGGCCCAAGTGGCTCTACCGTCACGTCGCAGGGTGGTCAGCAGTCGCTAGTGCCCTCAATAACGGTTACAGCGATTCCGGCACATTCGgcaacaacaccaaccaccaccagcacgatCACGAGCGGACAGTTCGCCGCGTCCCTTATGGCCCAGGCAGCCGGACTAAACGTCCCCGTTACAACGACTACGTCAGCAACAGTATCAGCAGCCACAGCGTCCTCTATATCCACTTCTTCTGTCCctgctgctgtttctgctCAACCAACAGTAACAGCGCAaccgccagcaccaccaccaccaccaccgattgCGAACACAATCACGATTCCGGTGTCGGTTGCGACGGCCAACGGCGGTACGTCCACCTCCATCCAGATGATCCCTGCTATGGACCCGCAAAAGATCGTCGACGAGGACGTCGATCCGAGCTGGCCGTGGGTGTGCGATTGGCGCGGCTGCCCGAGGAAAAAGTTCCAGTCCGCGACGGAGGTGTTCCGGCACGCCTGCACCGTCCACTGTCCCGATACGGTGGATGTGTCCGCCGACATCTACTGCCAGTGGGGCCCCGGGCCGAATTTGTGCGACAATTTGCCGCGCAAGCGGTTCTCCCTCATGACGCATCTGCTCGATCGGCACTGCACGGCGGATGTGAGTATTTTCGTTCGATTGTTTGTAGTTTTGTGCAGCATTGGTAAAATAAtgttctctctcgctctctctccctcgttAGTCATTTAAAACGGCCGTACAAAGACGTCTTGCCGGTGGTCCACAGCAACCGGTACAACCGTACCCGGTGACTCTGATACGTCAGCCAGCACCGGCCAATGCAGCGATCGCAAACAGTAGCAGTGCATCGGCAGCACCGTCATCGGCGGGTGATCGAGGATCTCCGGCACCGGCCTCCTGCACCAAGGTGGAGTCGACCGGTGGCACATCGGagggcagcagcggcagcggcagcagcagcatgaacGGACCCGGTCAACTGTCGGCAGCGGGCCCGGCAGCGATGCATGCCATCAAGCGCTACTCAATGGATTACGTCAACTCGAAGGAATTCCAGGTACGGCGGCGGGTTGCGGTGACGTTGTGATGGCTTGGGCTGGACACGCTTGTAAATATttgctttctcttttttttttggtaatagGATGAAATGGAAGGTCCTGTGACGAAAAGTATTCGGCTCACGTCCGCCCTGATCCTGCGGAATCTGGTTGTTTACACAAATTCCGCCAAAAGGTAAGTGGAGGAGTAGCGCAGTGTGACCTTGAAATGGCCTTCTTTTTTCTTACATTAATCCCCCTTATTTCATCTCTGTTTTCGCATGTACAGAAGCCTTCGTATGTACGAAGCACACCTGGCCGGTGTCGCACTTAGCAATGTCGAGTCGAGCCGCACGGTAGCGCAGCTACTGTTTGAAATGAACGACACGGGGCCCAACTACTGAGAACCGTCGATCTCTGCTGCACCCAGATCCCAGAGGTATTAAAGGAATTTCAACGCTGATGACGACgttattttaatgttaaacTATGCATTTTATCTTATTCTTAACGTGTTGCTGATGCACGCGAGAAACACGCAAAATAAGAAGCGAGCCTTATGAAACAcatttcttcttttcgttTACCGCACACCATTGCGTCGTTGAGGTTGCGTTTGTAAAATATAAAGtgcatgtttcttttttttttttacacagaTGCGTACTATTATAAGCTAGCAGAGTATCAAAGAACTTCAAGTCAaagtataataaaaaaaacgggaatAACACAGTTGACAAATGATTGAGTGCTACAAAGAAATTATGAGTCGTCTGTGAACTTTTTCTTGTGGTGCATAGCTTTTCCTGAGAAATTGTATCCAATTTAAGATAGCAGCAAGATAGTAGTAGTGTTGTTCCCATACGTGCCAAAGCAGAACTCTTCTACCTTAATTCCGTTTCTATTTATGTCAGCTGTCTTGTTGTCATGTTGCGTGTGTCCGGTTTATCGTACGCATCGAGAAAAGAGGGAACATTATCGAGTTCTACGATCGGTCGATTCAAAACATTGACACACGCTGTGCCTACGCACAGCTTCGGGGTGACAACATTTTCATTAGTTTAAATTGTTCGACCACCTTTCCCTTGCGCAAGACACGTACGTACTAACGGTATCGTTCGCGTTGTATCGGTTCATTCCGGACATCTGTCAAGAAAGCGGGCCATTTGGTAATTGGGACATGTCTGCACTGTTCATCGCAGTAGCTGTCGGTTGCTATAACGACCCTCGTGCCTAGCTCACAGAGTGTGCTTCTGCTGCCAGTACGATTTTCTTTCATAGACGGGACCGTCCTTGCAGCAATTTCTTCGTTCTAAAGATTAAAGAAGCCATAATCAAAACcgggtttgttttaaaattggcACTCTAAGTAACTACagcctttttatttttattgccgGGATGTTGGTACGTTTCCTTTACATACACAGTGGTGTGGTGATTGCGTTTCGGACTTTTTGCAATGCAAAAAAGCCGCAAAACTTCGGGAGAGGAGCGTGTGGTTTTAGCGAAGTGTAGGACGGGTAAGGGGGAAGTAGGAAGGattcgtgtgtgttttgtgcgtgAGCACGGGTTTCCCACCCCTTCCTAATACCGGCTTACACGCGGCTGGGCGGCTTGCAGGTCGGGGTCCACTCCCAGTCGAACCAGTTGATGCAGGTACGGGTGGCACCGTTGAACATACCCTCGGTCGGGCAGCGACGGTAGGTGGCGGGCGTGTTGGCAGTCTCGCACTCCCAGTAGGCGGTGGGGTCCCAGTTGTTACGCCACAGGCGGGCCGTCATTTCCTCAGCATTGCAGAGCGGCTGACCGTCGGAATCGTCACGGACGCAGCCATTCTGGCCGAGGGCCAGTGCGACGAACAGCGCGAGAGCGGCGAAGAACAGGACAGCTGCAAAGGTAAGGGTGAGAAAATTAGATGCGATCCTGGGGCACAGGCGAGAGGGGGAACCCCATACCCTTCATGGTGACGGGTTGTAGCAAGCTGGAGCTTATTGGGCTGCGATGGAAACACTTAGCGGACCAGATCGTGGTACTGCTAAA encodes the following:
- the LOC1270109 gene encoding AT-rich interactive domain-containing protein 2 isoform X2; its protein translation is MTTDVVKIERTGVPMAIDESTNDASGASFSSVSGGGGGGAAGVGGGGTVAGSAAGTPRESAKSQNLRRTLAKPAMEKDKCSFLNDLQTFHEKHGTPYLKLPKISGKDVDLHKLYSIVIGRGGWMKVNAREDWDEVIEELDLPTRCVNNEIALKQIYIRYLDRYERVNFHGEDKDPAEDEDDEKRLHRRWSVRMLHSTPTVYNHHQHNVPEGLRSSLKLSDDLYRASEYDKLILSLLSPLPNEQDFAINVCTLMSNENKHTLKVDKCPRLVYVLLAHAGVFNHFSLRDTFDEYYSNIRKNSLQRFWKECLFEKPQVLELSLEDCFAKMGADPSALIASIYQQDEPDEEMDGKSGGNDGGEAAKRADSDFEIMKGRLSTATLRTFLSLGTGLGTNDYIGQRVLQIAAIFRNLSFNEENLPVLGHNRTFIRFLIMCANSRWNNLHHLGLDMLGNIANEIDINDPQSDEVTRCLVSTLSEGLEGADRGVIISCLEVLSKIAQKESNEENLNRCLNQQLYDQICLFLCLNDIMLLLYTLECIYSLTSMGEKPCNAIMHIRGVIDTLVSLVTVEAQSYGPDACILMRVVETIPGNMATHHAQGAYYANAAGQPGQANPPPPTMTQLTVHKDAAQVQSGGQGQVGNNPHVVYPTPEVPKLPSLTVTSKPVPSSPHVPQQPVQQQQIVLQAGTVQTVTQSHPAGAGPNPQIVTVTRPPAADSPQIPVNVIARPDSTVSAAQAMPSNQQTTLTVNASSQPNTIQQQQTITVGGGGVGVVVHSPTASPAAITAKHIQQQQAQESEQFAYAWLRASFEAAPAVRMDQQELYKLYLATNGKLGRKVVLPQTHFPRCVRAVFGGTVGPVQLKIEQKGIETVGYYYEGLRLRAKPLPIVHKGTVLTPAVESTAASTTSTISSLITLTKQDEQQPHTKLTTPTSGCTAVITAVTTQHAATTVGRELSFSSSTTVSTTIAKPATVISNAGTASGRTIVSTGQETYRSLEVIQTSLSQATPATSSPGTFRSSSVIAMAPPSSNASTPATMKHQPQTSGQTVSVLHKTIPTPLQAVKSSQQQTQPRAVLHFTQAQSVKTIDGSSLGGASTPSVGSGGSSTIGKQLIVTQVGGKNVLINKAAAGQQHQYIPTTPSSPLLQQVLSSDQKNNVIVVNQTTISPQPAGSLHSSPGPSAHLQTGTGTTTIMNQSGTISSTTTNPSALIKSLLANKVVQRQQMQKQKQLIEQKLLSNSPINPSVVVTSNNPNNLTNIKVGNSTISIKPGTLPTNTVITATNPHETSFNAPPPLAPLSQTGIQQGTIIKTIAAAPHDPSQHHMGSPGGSKLLPNKVLSELLEKKPGEMIIAGETTIKRKYDVTDTSMEPPVKRMEGGTKTADLYAELAGSITEGEDVEEQTTATAAAAAQEAEQQAAKLKLQQIAQQQQQQQQQHLVQQQHQQQQQQQQQQQQQQQQMITMPVSMQRQIIVTPNSAQPMIISTPTANVGSNPVQQQQQQQLTSQTTATIKTDSGYQTVPIILQHNAMGGGGTLQLQKATAAPGGALMQSSVLAAPQHPQPTQYILATNPQGQTYVVAQQPQPQPQLQQTVLLAQGQQHGGTGQKTIIIVQQQPQQQQPTATSLPQMTMQSAMGPNQGGQTTQKIFLNQQGQQILMTQLPRQMIVSHAGPSVSGGATIITSSAPTMMPGSNTGTTMIATGGGGGAVGGGGTIIEKKPIYITTNAQGNTISFEGPPQQLQMQTIQAGSAVGGGGGGTYQIKQYGNVQQQQQQQQQHIIQQANLSTGGPVGQQTIQFIQQPGTVVQTQGHLASAAQSMQPQQIVFQTHGGGTGSGTAQIIQQQIIQAAPSGQHAGQHIVQKVLHQQQPTQQQQQQHHLIHTIKGNQSQMITVQQQKQPMATITSQQAHPQPSTSQLPSTLSIQRQTVGGSSLSQTLVPPKPVPVPNVGPTVVSSAPPAPTPGLPGGKQQYFQVVQQKISPAPSQGAGGGNTAQQGTQQHLRHMAGPSGSTVTSQGGQQSLVPSITVTAIPAHSATTPTTTSTITSGQFAASLMAQAAGLNVPVTTTTSATVSAATASSISTSSVPAAVSAQPTVTAQPPAPPPPPPIANTITIPVSVATANGGTSTSIQMIPAMDPQKIVDEDVDPSWPWVCDWRGCPRKKFQSATEVFRHACTVHCPDTVDVSADIYCQWGPGPNLCDNLPRKRFSLMTHLLDRHCTADSFKTAVQRRLAGGPQQPVQPYPVTLIRQPAPANAAIANSSSASAAPSSAGDRGSPAPASCTKVESTGGTSEGSSGSGSSSMNGPGQLSAAGPAAMHAIKRYSMDYVNSKEFQDEMEGPVTKSIRLTSALILRNLVVYTNSAKRSLRMYEAHLAGVALSNVESSRTVAQLLFEMNDTGPNY
- the LOC1270109 gene encoding AT-rich interactive domain-containing protein 2 isoform X1; this translates as MTTDVVKIERTGVPMAIDESTNDASGASFSSVSGGGGGGAAGVGGGGTVAGSAAGTPRESAKSQNLRRTLAKPAMEKDKCSFLNDLQTFHEKHGTPYLKLPKISGKDVDLHKLYSIVIGRGGWMKVNAREDWDEVIEELDLPTRCVNNEIALKQIYIRYLDRYERVNFHGEDKDPAEDEDDEKRLHRRWSVRMLHSTPTVYNHHQHNVPEGLRSSLKLSDDLYRASEYDKLILSLLSPLPNEQDFAINVCTLMSNENKHTLKVDKCPRLVYVLLAHAGVFNHFSLRDTFDEYYSNIRKNSLQRFWKECLFEKPQVLELSLEDCFAKMGADPSALIASIYQQDEPDEEMDGKSGGNDGGEAAKRADSDFEIMKGRLSTATLRTFLSLGTGLGTNDYIGQRVLQIAAIFRNLSFNEENLPVLGHNRTFIRFLIMCANSRWNNLHHLGLDMLGNIANEIDINDPQSDEVTRCLVSTLSEGLEGADRGVIISCLEVLSKIAQKESNEENLNRCLNQQLYDQICLFLCLNDIMLLLYTLECIYSLTSMGEKPCNAIMHIRGVIDTLVSLVTVEAQSYGPDACILMRVVETIPGNMATHHAQGAYYANAAGQPGQANPPPPTMTQLTVHKDAAQVQSGGQGQVGNNPHVVYPTPEVPKLPSLTVTSKPVPSSPHVPQQPVQQQQIVLQAGTVQTVTQSHPAGAGPNPQIVTVTRPPAADSPQIPVNVIARPDSTVSAAQAMPSNQQTTLTVNASSQPNTIQQQQTITVGGGGVGVVVHSPTASPAAITAKHIQQQQAQESEQFAYAWLRASFEAAPAVRMDQQELYKLYLATNGKLGRKVVLPQTHFPRCVRAVFGGTVGPVQLKIEQKGIETVGYYYEGLRLRAKPLPIVHKGTVLTPAVESTAASTTSTISSLITLTKQDEQQPHTKLTTPTSGCTAVITAVTTQHAATTVGRELSFSSSTTVSTTIAKPATVISNAGTASGRTIVSTGQETYRSLEVIQTSLSQATPATSSPGTFRSSSVIAMAPPSSNASTPATMKHQPQTSGQTVSVLHKTIPTPLQAVKSSQQQTQPRAVLHFTQAQSVKTIDGSSLGGASTPSVGSGGSSTIGKQLIVTQVGGKNVLINKAAAGQQHQYIPTTPSSPLLQQVLSSDQKNNVIVVNQTTISPQPAGSLHSSPGPSAHLQTGTGTTTIMNQSGTISSTTTNPSALIKSLLANKVTTAVTDSTLSAATAGSAAAAAAAPYSSSLSTTTITNSPTTNCLIAPNVNVHQVVQRQQMQKQKQLIEQKLLSNSPINPSVVVTSNNPNNLTNIKVGNSTISIKPGTLPTNTVITATNPHETSFNAPPPLAPLSQTGIQQGTIIKTIAAAPHDPSQHHMGSPGGSKLLPNKVLSELLEKKPGEMIIAGETTIKRKYDVTDTSMEPPVKRMEGGTKTADLYAELAGSITEGEDVEEQTTATAAAAAQEAEQQAAKLKLQQIAQQQQQQQQQHLVQQQHQQQQQQQQQQQQQQQQMITMPVSMQRQIIVTPNSAQPMIISTPTANVGSNPVQQQQQQQLTSQTTATIKTDSGYQTVPIILQHNAMGGGGTLQLQKATAAPGGALMQSSVLAAPQHPQPTQYILATNPQGQTYVVAQQPQPQPQLQQTVLLAQGQQHGGTGQKTIIIVQQQPQQQQPTATSLPQMTMQSAMGPNQGGQTTQKIFLNQQGQQILMTQLPRQMIVSHAGPSVSGGATIITSSAPTMMPGSNTGTTMIATGGGGGAVGGGGTIIEKKPIYITTNAQGNTISFEGPPQQLQMQTIQAGSAVGGGGGGTYQIKQYGNVQQQQQQQQQHIIQQANLSTGGPVGQQTIQFIQQPGTVVQTQGHLASAAQSMQPQQIVFQTHGGGTGSGTAQIIQQQIIQAAPSGQHAGQHIVQKVLHQQQPTQQQQQQHHLIHTIKGNQSQMITVQQQKQPMATITSQQAHPQPSTSQLPSTLSIQRQTVGGSSLSQTLVPPKPVPVPNVGPTVVSSAPPAPTPGLPGGKQQYFQVVQQKISPAPSQGAGGGNTAQQGTQQHLRHMAGPSGSTVTSQGGQQSLVPSITVTAIPAHSATTPTTTSTITSGQFAASLMAQAAGLNVPVTTTTSATVSAATASSISTSSVPAAVSAQPTVTAQPPAPPPPPPIANTITIPVSVATANGGTSTSIQMIPAMDPQKIVDEDVDPSWPWVCDWRGCPRKKFQSATEVFRHACTVHCPDTVDVSADIYCQWGPGPNLCDNLPRKRFSLMTHLLDRHCTADSFKTAVQRRLAGGPQQPVQPYPVTLIRQPAPANAAIANSSSASAAPSSAGDRGSPAPASCTKVESTGGTSEGSSGSGSSSMNGPGQLSAAGPAAMHAIKRYSMDYVNSKEFQDEMEGPVTKSIRLTSALILRNLVVYTNSAKRSLRMYEAHLAGVALSNVESSRTVAQLLFEMNDTGPNY